The following are from one region of the Primulina eburnea isolate SZY01 chromosome 17, ASM2296580v1, whole genome shotgun sequence genome:
- the LOC140817834 gene encoding protein MANNAN SYNTHESIS-RELATED 2-like, whose translation MVIDLRQVMAAILTFSMFIMLGNMIKRDHIDPFFETAQESPGAADNEFRVSKNSEVVLVEESYGPWQQHDYKPAKRCWKKPTFKGKGQSNGYIFFSLTHGPEFHASQVANAVEVARRLGATLALPDIKGTKFGEKKSFRDIYDVNNFVTTLKGVVRVDEHPPIELSNSKLPIVRIPERVSEGFIGSEIEPVFRAKRNLRIVTRFDTSPIKAKENKLASTSQCPAMFESLKLQAELQGLVDSMVGALRSLSQTSKGRFVVIDLRSEMLQNKSCLEADASSKQCYDGEEMAKFLTRIGFKKQVTVYSTQTEWQGGSFKEFRNAFPNTFTKDVIMPAYGKAKFLNTEMAEYERLLDYYMCAQGDVFVPAVTGRFYSSVLGQRIASGRTQVFVPAEKGGASNDFCHRLPIPLYTKEES comes from the exons aTGGTGATTGACTTGAGGCAAGTGATGGCTGCAATCCTTACATTCTCCATGTTCATAATGCTGGGAAACATGATCAAAAGGGATCATATTGATCCATTTTTT GAAACCGCGCAAGAGTCACCCGGAGCCGCTGATAACGAGTTCAGAGTTTCGAAAAACAGTGAGGTTGTATTGGTTGAAGAGAGTTACGGCCCCTGGCAGCAACATGACTACAAACCAGCCAAACGTTGCTGGAAAAAACCGACATTCA AAGGAAAAGGTCAGTCGAATGGATACATCTTTTTCTCACTGACTCATGGCCCTGAATTTCATGCTTCCCAG GTAGCCAATGCTGTTGAAGTAGCAAGGCGTCTTGGTGCAACACTTGCACTTCCTGATATAAAAGGAACTAAATTCGGAGAAAAAAA GTCTTTCCGAGACATCTACGATGTCAACAACTTCGTTACAACCTTGAAAGGAGTAGTCCGAGTTGACGAGCATCCACCCATTGAACTATCAAACTCGAAGCTCCCCATTGTGAGGATCCCTGAAAGAGTTTCGGAGGGTTTCATCGGCTCAGAAATTGAGCCCGTTTTTCGTGCCAAAAGAAACTTGAGGATTGTCACTCGCTTCGATACTTCACCGATAAAGGCAAAAGAAAACAAGTTAGCAAGTACATCCCAATGCCCTGCTATGTTTGAAAGCCTTAAACTTCAGGCTGAGTTGCAAGGACTTGTGGATTCGATGGTGGGAGCATTGCGAAGCCTGAGCCAGACATCTAAGGGACGTTTTGTCGTCATCGACCTAAGGTCTGAAATGCTGCAGAATAAGAGCTGCCTGGAAGCTGACGCATCGAGTAAACAGTGCTACGATGGGGAGGAGATGGCGAAGTTTTTGACGAGGATTGGGTTTAAAAAACAGGTAACTGTGTATTCAACTCAGACAGAATGGCAGGGTGGCAGTTTCAAAGAATTCAGGAATGCTTTTCCCAACACTTTTACTAAG GATGTCATAATGCCGGCTTATGGAAAGGCGAAGTTTTTAAACACAGAAATGGCAGAATATGAAAGGTTACTCGACTACTACATGTGTGCGCAAGGAGACGTGTTCGTTCCAGCAGTCACAGGCAGGTTCTATTCCAGCGTCTTGGGGCAGAGGATTGCTTCCGGCAGGACACAAGTGTTTGTTCCTGCCGAGAAAGGTGGTGCCTCTAATGACTTCTGCCACCGATTACCTATCCCTCTATATACGAAAGAAGAATCATGA